The following nucleotide sequence is from Methanolinea sp..
AAGGCACCCTGGTAAATGTTCCATACCCGTAGAGATCGGTGCTCTCGCTTGCTGGTGTCTGTCTGTGTTTTATTATGGTACCATCTGTTAATGTGTAGTATGTGACGATTTCAAGATCCTTCGTAGGGATTGAATCGCCACTAAGATGCTCAAATACCATCTTCCATTGGACATTTGCCGGTCTCATGCCGCCATCGTCCTGCATGAACCTGACATCGATCGATGCCTGTGGCGCTGCCTTCGTGCCGCCCGCCAAACCGCCGGCAAATCCGCTCACCACGGCGGCGATGATGATGGTCACCACCAGCATGAGCATGACGCCAACGACCGGTGAGACGGCATCTTCGTTTCGTTTCATAATCAGTATTCCTCCAACTTCTGGAGTTGCACAGGGAGGGCCCGTCCCTGAACAACACAACTGAGTCTTAGTTAGAACTATAAATATTGATCAATCTTATTTTCTGTAACTAAGGCTTACTTGTTAAGTCGACGAATACATATTTCATTTCCGGGTAGTCTTTCATTCCTGGGAGAACTGACATGAAATGCTGTTTTCCAGATTCCACCCTTATTATTGAAGATGAACCCGAGAGGAACAGATGGAGGGTATCGGTCCGGCCACCGCCCTTTTCAACAATTCTGTTCCGCGCATGTGGCACGATGACCACCCTGGAGGTTGCCTGGAACGAGTAGGGCGGGTCCGCTGTATTTCGGGATGCTCACCTGCCGTTCCCGTGGGTGCCATGGTGATCTCCCGTTCCGGGTTCCCAGCCGTGTTAATCACGGTGGGAATCTCGGGAAACATCATCAGTACCATCGGTATGAGCGGTGAGGGCATCTCGCGCCAACGGGCTGCTGGAAGGCCTTACATAGCCGGCCAGTGCAAAGACACGGGCAATCCTCGAGACCGGGAAGGGGATTCAAGATACTACTGCCGATGCAACCACCATGACCTGCCAGGACGCCGCGGTTCACTGCTGCACCTGGCACAGTGACTCCCGTGAGAAGCCAGCGTGTTGCCTGTGCCAGGAAAGGAGTGCCCTGGCACTGTCCCGCTATGAAGAAGGGGTCGTGATACCTGGTTGGCATCGACCTGACGATTCGAATTGTGCATCCGATGACGTATATAACTTCTCCGCGAAAAAACCTAATCTGTAAGATATTTATGATATTACGTCATACAAAACTTCGAATGGCACGCTCTCCCCCCCGACCACGAACCCTACTGATCGTGTTTTTTTTACTTGCATTCTCATTGTTTCCGGGTTGTATTGAGATGGGAAATGAGGTTGACGAAATACATCGCGTGCAGACCTCAGTTCCCTCGGAGCCTTTATCTCCAGCTCCGGTATTCACTCCTTCCGGACCGGTCGTCACACCATCTCCTACACAGGTCATCGGGACGGTTGTGGACGCAGAACCCATCCCTCCTTCGGTGGCAGTCACCCCCTCCTACCGGGAAATGAGCCCTGACGGGGGGAATCTGGCCCGGCCAAACGAGATGCCGACGGCTACGTTCAAATCATCGGTGTACAGTCTGAGGTATACCGACATCGGTCTGCTCGCGACGGTTGAACAGGCACCGTTCGTGATCGAATTCTGGACCAGCGCCTACAACCAGAACCCCTACGACTCGCTCGTGGTCATCACCGTCAGGGATCCCTGCACCGGGGAGATTATCCTTGAAGACGGGTACAACGGGCTCTACAGCTCGGATCCCTACAAGCGGATGGTCATCCGGAAGAGCGGGCAGTTCCATGTCAATATCTATGGGATGAGAAGTGGGATCGAGGTAAAGTTCAGGGGCGGGGTTGACGAATCGGCTGCAGAGCCGTATGGCGAATGGGGTGTTCCCCGACCAGTCGTAAGGGAAGTCATGAGCGAAGAAGAGTATCTCCGGATGATGGAGGAGATGTGAAGAGATCCCGGGAACAATCAATCGTGCGGCAGGATCTGACCTTTTTTCTTTGTGAGATCGACCTTCAGCCCGCCTGCGTCATCAGCCAGAGCGCCCCGGTGTTGTGGAGAGCGACGATCACGTAGAAGGCGATGATGAGCGCCATGGCGGAGGTTCCGCTCCAGGCGACTTTCTCTTCTGCCCACGTGCAGATCCCGGAAATATAGATCAGCACTCCCCCCTTCACGATAATATGGACCATTGGACAGGCCACCACGGCCGTCATCAGGTGGTTCAGTTCAACCCCTCCAAAGAGAAGGATTGCTTCCGTGGTAATGATATCAATGCTAAAGAGGATGTACAGGATGAGGATTCCCAGGAAAAGATGGAGATGAATATCCGATCGAAGAAAAGTTTCCCCGGTGGCTGACAGATCCGGATAGGTCAAGTTCCCGGAACCATTATCCATGTTTTACCCCAATAGTCTTGCACTTCGTCCATGAACTATAAACATTACCCTTAAATTATCCTTTTTTCCGGGAAAAAACGATAAGACTTCAATATTTTAGCAAGAAGACCGAAAAGTGTTTTAGAGTGTCGCACCAGGTATTACACCTTCCTGTAAACCGATTACTGGAGAGACCGGTAAGAGTCCCTGCCGCACTATTGAGTGATCGCTTCATTCCGGGCATACGACATGATGAGGTGAGGGGATGTGATCCGGCAGGTCTATCCTCTGCCGGAAATGAAGGAATGGTACTCCCTCTTCAGAACTCTTCGAGAATTCCGTATCCCCACTGCATGAGCTTCCGCGCTGCTTCCGCTCCCGGCAAATCATCGCACACCAACCCCCTGGATGCGAGATACCGTTCGACCAGCCGGGTGGATGCAGGGATGATACGCTCGGTCTCTGCGGGTTCCATGCTCCAGGCATGGAAATAATACACCGGTTTCTTATTCTTCGATTGGTGGATGTAGAGATCGCGACCCCGGATATTGGCTTTTGAACCTTCAAAAGGCGGCCGGGGTGACCTGTAGAGACACACATCTTTGTCGGTATCCAGGATTTCCCGTTTTGTCGTGGTAACAAATTTCATTTGCATGACGCTAAAACCCCCATTTTAGCATAGTTCGGTTCATCCATTCAATGAGGATGGCGTGAATCTGTCGGCTGGCAGGGTGGAGATTTCCCTGGTTCTTCGATCACCCCCACTCCATTCGATTATATCACGATCTATATATTCTTTGTGAGTTGGTGTTACGATTATTTTCATAAATGTCACGTAACCATCCTCCATGTAACAAATGTACAAAACGGGGTTGGCAGATCAAAAAAGGACCGATCCTGAGATCGAAATCCCTATCACGATCAGGCCTGGAAAGGTATTGATCAGCGCTGTTACGAACTGCCCTGCCAGAGATGACCTGTCTTCACGGTCGCTTCTCTTGACACAGCCACCAGCGACCTTAAATAAGCCAGGGCGATGGTTGCTAACAAGGTCAGAGGATGCGGAATGCCCGATGAGGGCATGAACAAAAAATTAAGGAAAACGAACCGGAAGGTATCGAAGTCCGGAATGATGGCGACGATGATGACGGCGCCTCCCACTCCATAGAAAATGACATGATACGGGCACCACCCCGGGGATCGAAGACAGGGCGGCCGTCCCGTAGATAACCGGTGCAGGGCTCCTCCTTCGCTTACACCTACCTCCAACTTTCATTCCTGTAGGCAAACTTCACGTGGCATGGGGGAAAATAGACTCCCATGCCTACCTGTGCCGACTGTTTCCTCTACACCCCGAAGGACGGGAAGGAGGGGGTGTGCGCCATCAACGGCCCGGTCCCTGCCGACCGCGATGCCGGTCGCTGCCCATCCCGCACCTTCCGCCCTAAGGCTTGAACGAACAGGACAGTGCTCTTCCCGGAAAGCCGGGGGGTTTTCGTTTACCCGGAATCCTGTTTCTTTGGCAGGGCTCTTCCCGCTTTCTCGTGAAAAAAAAGGTATCTCCCCGTTCCGGCAGATTTTATCGCCCCTTTTCCTGCTCTTGAACGTATCGTTCTCACTTTCGCCCTGCATGCTCTCCACCCTTATGGGGCTGGCAGGATGAGGAGTACCTGCATGCAGTTCGACCTGCACCCCTCGGTCACGCTCTCCAGCGGGACGTTCTCCGCCCTGGTGGCACCGGAGGATCTGGTGCTTGCCGGTCTCAACGACAACCCCGTGCTGAAGCGGTTCCTCTTCCTTTTCATCTGCGGGAACTACTCCCGGCTCCTATCCGGCATCAACCGCAGGTCGGTCAGCATCGAGGTGCGACGGGCGTTCACCGCCTTCCAGCTCCTCACCATCCTCCGGGAGTCCTACCACACCATCATCTTTATCGAGCACGACCCCACCCTGTACGAGGAGGTAGGAGCGGAGGTCCTCGGGCAGGTGTCGGAGGCCATGAAGAGCGCCGGACAGGGTTCGGCGGTGGTGCTGTACGCCCCGGCAGAGGACCCCTCCTTCTCGGGCATGGCCCGGGTGGCAGATCGCTTCTTCTCGCTCTCCTCACCCCCTGCCCCTCCGCTGTCGCGGGCCCGCCGTGCAGGGAAGGTGCGCCACCCGGTCGCCCTTGCCCGGGACCAGACCACCCTGGAGCGGTTCTGATGGGCCGGAGTTTCGAGAGCGTCCGGATAGGGGTAAAAGCTATCACCGGGCGCTGGGAACGGATGGCCCGTGTCCTTCCGGGCGCCGACCGGGAGGCCGCCCTCCGGGTGGCTGCCATGGCAAAACAGCACGCCAGCGAGGGGTTTTATGCCTTCAGCGACCCGCTTGAGGCGGCGGTCTTCTCGGTACTCATCGAGCTCCAGAAAGAGCAGGACCGCAGTGCCGGTGATCGCACGCCTGGTCCGGCCCGATCGCGCGATGCCAGGCCTCCCGGTGGTGGCGAGGCAGGACCATGATCATCGACACCCGGTACTACCGTGACGGGGTCGAGATCTGGGAGTGGTCGGCAGGGACGACCCGCCGGACCACGGTACCGTACGCCCCCTCGTTCTATCTCCACCTTCCCGATCCTGCCCTCCACCGGGAGCTCCTGGAATCTCTCGAGGCAGAGTACGGAGCAGAGGAGTGCACGTTCCGGACTATTTTCGGCGAGTGTGATGGCTACCGGATCCCGGCTGGCCGCGAAATCGCCGAGGCGATCGAGCGGCAGACCGGGTATGCCGCGCAGCTCTACAACGTAGACGTCCGGCTCGACCAGCGCTATCTCGCCGGGGTGGGGCAGGTCCCCTGCTGCTGCTTGGGAGAATCCCGGTTCTCTCTCGATTTCCCGATCCCGTTTCGCACCATGACCGTGGAGGTGGAGGGCAGTTCCTTCAGGGGAGAAGCGTTCCGTGCCCTCACGGTGGTCCACGAACGGCACGAGCGGCTCGGGGGCCCGTGGCGGACCGCGCTCGCCGACCTTGCAGGGCTGCTGGCATCCTGCGATCCTGACGTGGTGCTCTTCCCCCGCTCGGACCTCTGGCTGCCCCGGCTCCTCTCCTTGGCCCGGGAGGAAGGTGTGGTGCTCCCGTTCTCAAGGAGCGGGCGGTACCGGGAAATGGCTCAGAAGTCCTACTGGAGCTACGGCAGGACCGAGTTCCGGGCCGGATCGCTCATCCCGGACGGGAGGATCCTGGTCGATACCATCCAGAGCTTCCAGTACCGGGAGAGCGGGCTTCCCGGCATCATTCTCGGTGCCCGGCTCACCGGGCTTCCCCCGAACCTCACCGCCCGGTTCACCTCCGGGACCCTTATATCGGCCTACGAGGTTTACGAAGCCCTTAGGCAGGGTATCGCTGTTCCCTTTCGGAAGAGCGACCCCGAGTGCGTGCGTAAGTTCGACGAGTTGAAAGCTGCCGACCGGGGTGGGATGATGTTTCAGCCGGTTCCGGGCCTGTACGAGCGGGTGTACGAGATCGATTTCACCTCCCTCTACCCTTCCATAATCGTTGCCTGCAACCTCTCACCCGAGACCCTCGGTTTCCCGGAGCGGCAGGGGTTCCTGCCCGAAGTGCTTGCCCCGCTCCTCTCCCTCCGGAAAGAGAGCAAGGCCCGGAAGGCCACGGATCCGGCGTTTGCCGGGACCGATGCCCTCCTCAAGTGGATGCTCGTGACCTGCTTTGGGTACACAGGATACAAGAACGCCAAGTTCGGGCAGATTGAAGTGCACGAGAAGATCACGGGGCACGCCCGGGAGATCCTGGTCCGGACCAAGGAGATCGCTGAAGACCTGGGTTTTTCTGTCCTTCACGGGATCGTGGACTGCCTCTTTGTGCAGGACGGGCCGGCAGCGGTGCTCAAGGAGCGGGTCGAGTCGGAGACCGGACTTCCTACGACAGTGGATGCTTACGACTGGATCGCCTTTCTCCCCATGCCGGATGGTTTCGGTGCCTACAACCGCTATTACGGGCGACTCTCCACCGGGGATCTGAAGGTGCGGGGGATCGCTGCCCGCAGGGGAGACACTCCGGTCTTCGTGCGGGACGTGCAGGAGCGGATGCTTTCCACCATCAGGGATGCGGAGGATTGCAAGGAGCTGGCCGCACTGTCGGACAGGGTCGGCGAACAGTACCGGGAAGCGGTGGCCGGTCTCTCCATGGCAGCCCCTGAGGATATGGCTATCTCCCGCCGGATCAGCAGGCTCCGGTACTCCCACCGCTGCCCGGAGGCTTCAGCGGTCGCGGCCTGTACCACGGCCGGGATCGAGATATTCCCCGGGATGCAGGTGAGCTATGTGGTCACCGATGCACGGACCTGGGCGGTGGAACTCGACTGGTCCGCGACCCGCTTCGATGTAGGCTACTACCGGAAGCTCCTTGACAAGGCATGGCTCGAAGTGGCATTCGCTCTCGACCAGGCAAAAAAGGGGTTGGATTCAAACAGTGCCTGGCTGCCCGGTGATGCTTCTACTCGGAGATCCGTGCCTACCATGCAAACCGGGAAATCTCGGTGCCAGCAGCATCATGGACAGTAACGGTATCACCATCGTTGTTCAGCACCGGGGTCGGTGACCCCATGAAGATCTCGGTGCCGCTATCCGTGCCGGGCCCGGTGTGCAGGACGAGCCTGCCACCCGGGAGGAGTGCGGTTTCCGGGAGGATATAGCAAAATCCGTCGCTGTCCCGGACCTGCCATCCGGTGAGGGTGATTGGGTATCCAGCTTCGTTTCCAAGGGTGATGTACTCATCGTTGAGGTTGAAGCGGTCATCTCCTGCAGCATCGTAGTGGACAGCAGCGATGAAGATTCCGGACTGCTGTAACGGGCTGGGTACCATACCGCTCCATACCCCGATCCGGTTGCTCATGGCCCGGTCCTGTATATCGAGGTAATGCGCTCGCCGGCCAAAGGATTCCTTGGTGTACACCCGTGCCAGTCCCTGGGAAAGGAGGAGTTCTCCAACATCGGTCCTGTTCGCGGTATGGACATAGGCGAGGAGCCGGCCATAGCGGTCACGTTCGCCAGCCGCCCGGTCAGTGGTGATCGTCACCACCCCGCCCTCCACTTCCCGGCGCAGGATGGATGACGCTTCCTTGCCCCAGGCCGAGAGGAACCAGGGATCGGAGATTCCTGCAAACGATGATGGTTCGTTTCCTTCCGGTGTCACCTCGGGAGTATCGATTCCCACAATCCGAACTGTCTCCTCGTTCCCGCCCGGGAACGCTACGCGTAGGGTATCTCCGTCGGTCACGTGGACAACCCGGCAGGGATACGGAGTGCCGGGGGCGAACCGGTTCATGCCCGAACCCCCTAGCCTGTCGTTACCGATGTGCAGGGTGCATCCAGTGGAGAGCAGGGAGGCGGTAACGAGGGCGGCCAGGAGCATTGCCGGGAGCATGCAGGATTTCATCTCCCATCGTTTTGCGTGCATCAGGGAAAAAACCCGGGGTATCCTGCAGAGCTGCCTGCACCAGAACGCCGAATTCCAGGCTCACCTTGCGTCCCGTGCCCGCAAGAGACCGAAATGGCTTTGTTCTCCTGTTCTGATGCACTCTCATGCAGGGTGACAACAGCGTGGACGAGAACGAACAAACCCGGCTCTACCAGGAATCCCTCATGCTCCATGAACAGCACCGGGGAAAAATCGAGATACGGGCAAAGGTTCCTATCGAGACAAGAAAGGATCTCTCCCTTGCCTACACCCCGGGAGTGGCAGAAGTCTGCCGGGCTATCAAGAAGGATCGTAACATGGCCTGGCGATACACCCTGAAGTCGAACACCGTGGCAATCGTGAGCGACGGCTCGGCCGTGCTCGGCCTCGGAAACATCGGGGGATACGCGGCCATACCGGTGATGGAGGGGAAGGCGCTCCTCTTCAAAAAGTTTGCCGGAATCGACGCCTTTCCGATTTGTTTTGAAAGCTACCATACCGATTTCGTGGACGAGGTGAGAAATATTGCACCGGTCTTCGGCGGGATTAACCTCGAAGATATCGCAGCCCCCAAGTGCTTCGAGGTCGAAGAGGCCCTCCAGGATATTGGCATCCCGGTGATGCACGATGATCAGCACGGGACGGCCATCACCGTGCTTGCCGCGCTCCTGAACGCCTGCCGGGCCTCGAAAAAGGAGTTTGCCGACCTCCGGATCGTGGTCTCGGGAGCCGGAGCAGCGGGCTATGCCATCACCCGCCTGCTGAAGTGCATCGGCTACAATCAGGACGTCTGCACCATGGTCCGCGATATCATCGTCTGCGATACCCAGGGGATCATCCATCGCAACCGGAAAGGCCTGTACGCCAACAAGTTCAAGTTCATCCTTGCCGGTGAGACCAACCGCTCCGGCCGGGCCGGGAGCCTTGCCGATGCGATGGAAGGGGCCGATGTCTTCATCGGGGTATCGGCACCGGGAATCGTGACCGGCGAGATGATCCGGCGCATGAACGATCATCCCATCGTTTTTGCCATGGCAAACCCTGTTCCAGAGGTGATGCCGGGTATCGCCCTGGACGCCGGGGCCTTTATCGTCGGCACAGGGAGAAGCGATTTTCCAAACCAGATCAACAACGTCCTGGCTTTCCCTGGAGTCTTCCGCGGCGCGCTCGATGCCTGCGCCGAGCGGATAACTGATGAAATGAAAATCGCTGCGGCCCATGCTCTCGCCGGGTATGTGAAGAAACCCTCCCCGGAACACATCATGCCTCCGGTCCTTGACCGCCATGTCGTGCAGGCGGTTTCAGCGGCCGTCCGGGAAGCGGCAGTTGTATCGGGTGTAGCCCGGGATATCGGGTGAATACCGACAGGTTTCATATCATCCGGGGATCCCTTCTTTTTTCGATGCCGGTTGTGAGCATCACCGTGGTTAGGGGATGGAATAATGAATAAATAAAGCTCTCCGGCAAGATTGCCCGCCCGGTCAGCAAATCATGCAGATGCCGGTGGAGCGGGGGACCATCCTGGTACATGTGTATGAAGCAGTAATCCGGGGGGGGAACCCTGCCAAACATCCTCCGGTAGGCCGCATTGGAGAGAGCGCCCCAGGCATCGCATTGCCGTGGACTGGCGTCGCGAAGTGAGGTTGTCCTGCAGGGTTCCGGCTCATTCGAAGAGACTTATGGTGCGCGCGATTTAGAGGGACCCCCGGGAAGGCTCAAGCCCGCCTCAGGTCGGCCTGTTAATGAAGATGGCTCGTTGCACGCGGATCTTTGTTTTCCGGCCGGGCAAGTAGCATCCGAAAGATGATGGATTGACTGTACCGCCTGATTGCATGTTTCCCGGAAGGGGCCTTCTCTTATATTCCCGCAATAGATCTTTTCCCGGAAACCGGGTGGAGGACCGATACCGGCACGACCCCGGGAGCGCCGGGATTCGTCCCGTCATAGGGCCGTTTTTTTTATCCCACCGGGGTTCTTCCTGCCCCTGCAAGGCCCCGGAGATACCGTTCCCGCCGGGCCACGTATGGGCCGGTATCTTTGCCGAACGGGACGTATTCCGACACCTGCCATCCGGCTGCTGCCATCTCCTGCTTGGTCTTGTCTGCCAGTCCCATCAGGAACCCGAACGTGATCCGGTCGCGGTGGGATTCCATCAGCGACATAATCTCCGGCAGGAGTGCCGGATCATGGGTGCCGACCTGGAAGGCCACCTCGAACCTGGCAGCCTCCCGCACCAGGTCAAACAGGCGGCTCCGGATCTCTTCCATGTCCTCCACGTCTCCGAGATAGGCGCCCTTGACAAACCGTGGGACAACCCCAAGGGCCAGGAGCAGGCGGAGATCCCCCGGTGAACGGAACAGGTAGGCCTGAAGGGCCAGGGTGAGCGGGAGGTTCTTTCTCGCGCAGAGGGCTGCGGCCTCGATGGTGGTCCCCACCAGATCCCGGCCTTCCATATCGATCTCGAAACCAACCCTGTTCTTCCGGGCTTCGCTGCAGAGCTCGTAGGTCAGCTCGATGGCAAGGTCCGGGTCAAAGAGGGCTCCAAGGGATGAGAGCTTGACTGAGACCGATGCCGCGAGGCTTTTTCCAGAGATAGCAGCAATGGTCTCCCGGTATAGTGCCGTGATGGTATCAGCCATTTCCGGTGTCCGGGTAGACTCTCCGAGTGCGTGGAGGGTGCAGGCTATCCTCTGCCGGTTCCGTTCACCGCACCAGGAAAGGGCGGCCGGAAGATCCGGGAGCGACCAGCGGTCCGCGTTCATTATAACACTGTTCATTCTGTATCAGGCCTTCTGAAGAGTGTCCATACCGCATACAGCATCGAGAGGCTTGTTGCAGGGAAAACGGGCGCAATGATATCCGGGGAAAGGATCCCCCTTGTACAGGCCAAAAAGAGCATAAAGTTTGTTCCGGTGGAATTGGTCTTTAGGGCCGGGCTGGTTTGGGAGATGGGAGGTGAACGATCGAACCATGACGCATGGCGCAGTTTGCATACTATCACATCCGGCCCGGTTCGCCGCCATCTGCCCCGGAGAAGTCCTTCTTTTCGAAGTCGTTGTACCAGCCCTGGAGCAGGGACGAGATCTGCTCTTCAAGTTCGGGCGGCACCTCCCGTTCACCTCCCTTCAGCGGGCACTGCTGCCAGAGCCTGAGCAGCACCGAGATTTGCTCGTCTTTCCGCTGTATCTCCTGCTCCAGTTCCCCGACCCTCCTTCGCAGTATCTGGTTCTCGAATGCAAGATCCTTTCCGCTAGCCCCTGCCCCCCTTAAGGTATCAATGTACATGTGGAGGGCAGAGTTGACCAGGTCGTCAGGGGTGCGACAGCCCTGCTTCCGGGAATGCTGCCGGATCGGTTCCTCGAGATCGGGATCGAGGGTGATGCAGAACGTCTTGTCGGCCATACCGCTGGATAAGATGGGAGAGTTCATCATGCTTTCTTCGAAAACCAGGGGGAATTCCTGCTTCATCCATGAAGTCCGGTTCAGTGCCGGTACCCTTAACCAGCGGGTCTGCCCGGGGAAGGAGTCTCCATCCGAAAGGTTTGAAAATCATTACATACCTGTCCCCGCACCATTCCTGTATGGAACTGCGCTGGGTGAAACAGGCGCGAAAGTCAGGCTGGAAGAGTGCCGGTGTGCTGCAAACGACTGGCGATCCGGGGGTGCTTTCGCGGTGAAAGTGCCGAATCTTCTGAGGGGACGCAATGCGCTCTGGAACAGCGCTATTGTCGGTTCGACAGTCGTTGCACTCGGGGTCAATCTTGCCGGACTCCTGACCGGGATCACGATCATCATCCCCCACC
It contains:
- a CDS encoding type IV pilin N-terminal domain-containing protein; amino-acid sequence: MMKRNEDAVSPVVGVMLMLVVTIIIAAVVSGFAGGLAGGTKAAPQASIDVRFMQDDGGMRPANVQWKMVFEHLSGDSIPTKDLEIVTYYTLTDGTIIKHRQTPASESTDLYGYGTFTRVPYINDMSLGYSGINLVTDFGNYTWTTGDVLSSGSDAGTSALLGFDITDSSYGFGSGGVVDVKILHTPSGKYIYDKEVIVL
- a CDS encoding type B DNA-directed DNA polymerase, whose translation is MIIDTRYYRDGVEIWEWSAGTTRRTTVPYAPSFYLHLPDPALHRELLESLEAEYGAEECTFRTIFGECDGYRIPAGREIAEAIERQTGYAAQLYNVDVRLDQRYLAGVGQVPCCCLGESRFSLDFPIPFRTMTVEVEGSSFRGEAFRALTVVHERHERLGGPWRTALADLAGLLASCDPDVVLFPRSDLWLPRLLSLAREEGVVLPFSRSGRYREMAQKSYWSYGRTEFRAGSLIPDGRILVDTIQSFQYRESGLPGIILGARLTGLPPNLTARFTSGTLISAYEVYEALRQGIAVPFRKSDPECVRKFDELKAADRGGMMFQPVPGLYERVYEIDFTSLYPSIIVACNLSPETLGFPERQGFLPEVLAPLLSLRKESKARKATDPAFAGTDALLKWMLVTCFGYTGYKNAKFGQIEVHEKITGHAREILVRTKEIAEDLGFSVLHGIVDCLFVQDGPAAVLKERVESETGLPTTVDAYDWIAFLPMPDGFGAYNRYYGRLSTGDLKVRGIAARRGDTPVFVRDVQERMLSTIRDAEDCKELAALSDRVGEQYREAVAGLSMAAPEDMAISRRISRLRYSHRCPEASAVAACTTAGIEIFPGMQVSYVVTDARTWAVELDWSATRFDVGYYRKLLDKAWLEVAFALDQAKKGLDSNSAWLPGDASTRRSVPTMQTGKSRCQQHHGQ
- a CDS encoding thermonuclease family protein, which codes for MHAKRWEMKSCMLPAMLLAALVTASLLSTGCTLHIGNDRLGGSGMNRFAPGTPYPCRVVHVTDGDTLRVAFPGGNEETVRIVGIDTPEVTPEGNEPSSFAGISDPWFLSAWGKEASSILRREVEGGVVTITTDRAAGERDRYGRLLAYVHTANRTDVGELLLSQGLARVYTKESFGRRAHYLDIQDRAMSNRIGVWSGMVPSPLQQSGIFIAAVHYDAAGDDRFNLNDEYITLGNEAGYPITLTGWQVRDSDGFCYILPETALLPGGRLVLHTGPGTDSGTEIFMGSPTPVLNNDGDTVTVHDAAGTEISRFAW
- a CDS encoding NADP-dependent malic enzyme, with product MQGDNSVDENEQTRLYQESLMLHEQHRGKIEIRAKVPIETRKDLSLAYTPGVAEVCRAIKKDRNMAWRYTLKSNTVAIVSDGSAVLGLGNIGGYAAIPVMEGKALLFKKFAGIDAFPICFESYHTDFVDEVRNIAPVFGGINLEDIAAPKCFEVEEALQDIGIPVMHDDQHGTAITVLAALLNACRASKKEFADLRIVVSGAGAAGYAITRLLKCIGYNQDVCTMVRDIIVCDTQGIIHRNRKGLYANKFKFILAGETNRSGRAGSLADAMEGADVFIGVSAPGIVTGEMIRRMNDHPIVFAMANPVPEVMPGIALDAGAFIVGTGRSDFPNQINNVLAFPGVFRGALDACAERITDEMKIAAAHALAGYVKKPSPEHIMPPVLDRHVVQAVSAAVREAAVVSGVARDIG
- a CDS encoding proline dehydrogenase family protein, encoding MNSVIMNADRWSLPDLPAALSWCGERNRQRIACTLHALGESTRTPEMADTITALYRETIAAISGKSLAASVSVKLSSLGALFDPDLAIELTYELCSEARKNRVGFEIDMEGRDLVGTTIEAAALCARKNLPLTLALQAYLFRSPGDLRLLLALGVVPRFVKGAYLGDVEDMEEIRSRLFDLVREAARFEVAFQVGTHDPALLPEIMSLMESHRDRITFGFLMGLADKTKQEMAAAGWQVSEYVPFGKDTGPYVARRERYLRGLAGAGRTPVG